In the genome of Coraliomargarita algicola, one region contains:
- a CDS encoding SGNH/GDSL hydrolase family protein, producing MIHYKTCFNLLCLQLSISLSLPSITSAAPALQENDLIAICGDSITEQRKYSVNMAAYFLMCQPESGLRSMQLGQGGENASIFSKRLISEVLPFQPDVVTTCYGMNDGGYQALNDDRALRFRESTQKYIDELRAAGVRRIVLGGPGAVDPQTFSRSGRPTTAEIYNQTLSSLSDIAREIAAHNNLIFVDIHTPMLEVIHQAEAKYGPEYYVAGSDGIHASDNGQFIMSYAFLKALGCDGQIGTITYDAETDTATATSGHTILSAQLGAIDLESTRYPFCFAGDPSSPNSSIGMLEFIPFNQELNRYMLVVKHAPAQQMKVTWGEDSKVFSAAELAQGINLADEFLNSPFYPAFRKVVTALHAQQGYESRTIRPHLKMLLDWEQGFPEAFNEKPELFAWQKTKIIERAAERVEATAQKVVPVQHRIVIESVE from the coding sequence ATGATCCACTACAAAACCTGCTTTAACCTGCTCTGTTTACAACTGAGCATCTCCTTATCACTCCCCTCAATCACTAGCGCTGCACCCGCCTTACAAGAGAACGATTTGATCGCGATCTGCGGCGACTCGATCACCGAGCAACGCAAATACTCCGTCAACATGGCAGCGTATTTTTTAATGTGCCAACCAGAAAGCGGTCTGCGCAGCATGCAACTCGGCCAAGGTGGTGAAAACGCCAGCATCTTCTCGAAACGCTTAATTTCCGAAGTACTGCCCTTTCAACCGGACGTGGTAACGACTTGCTACGGAATGAACGATGGTGGCTATCAAGCTTTGAATGATGATCGTGCTCTTCGTTTTCGTGAATCCACTCAAAAATACATCGACGAACTCCGTGCTGCTGGAGTGCGGCGCATCGTGCTCGGCGGTCCCGGCGCGGTCGATCCGCAAACGTTTTCACGTTCAGGGCGGCCAACGACGGCCGAGATCTACAACCAAACGCTGAGCAGCTTATCAGACATTGCCCGCGAAATCGCAGCCCACAACAACCTGATCTTTGTCGACATTCACACCCCCATGCTCGAAGTCATTCATCAAGCCGAAGCCAAATATGGCCCCGAATACTACGTGGCTGGCAGCGATGGCATACACGCCAGTGATAATGGTCAGTTCATCATGTCCTACGCATTTTTGAAAGCGCTCGGTTGCGATGGCCAGATCGGCACCATCACGTACGATGCCGAAACTGACACCGCCACCGCCACATCCGGCCACACCATTCTGTCTGCTCAACTCGGGGCGATTGATCTGGAATCCACGCGCTACCCCTTCTGCTTTGCCGGCGATCCCAGCAGTCCCAACTCAAGCATCGGCATGTTGGAGTTTATCCCATTCAACCAAGAACTCAACCGATACATGCTGGTAGTGAAGCATGCGCCCGCGCAACAAATGAAAGTGACCTGGGGCGAGGACAGCAAGGTCTTCTCCGCTGCCGAACTAGCGCAAGGCATCAACCTCGCCGACGAGTTTCTGAACAGCCCCTTCTATCCCGCCTTCAGAAAAGTCGTCACCGCCCTCCATGCACAACAAGGCTACGAATCTCGCACCATTCGTCCGCACTTGAAGATGCTCTTGGATTGGGAACAAGGTTTCCCGGAAGCCTTCAATGAAAAGCCTGAACTCTTTGCCTGGCAAAAAACGAAGATCATCGAACGCGCCGCCGAACGTGTCGAAGCAACCGCTCAAAAAGTCGTGCCTGTCCAGCACCGCATCGTCATTGAATCCGTCGAATAA